DNA from Rubripirellula lacrimiformis:
ACGCTTCATCGACCAGTGCGCCCGGAATCGTCAAACGCACCGTACCATGTTCGGAAACGTCGTAGTCGGGCAAGGGAAAATAACGCCGAGCCTGTCCGACGTACATGCGGTGAATGCCATACCCAAGCGTGTCGATCATGTTCAACCGCGTCATCGCCTGCATCAGGAACGGATTGCGGTAGCTGCGTGGGGTCTTGGTTCCGAAAACGTAATCGTCGGGGTGCCCTTCAAAGAAGTCGCCCGAGTTCTCCAAGACGATACGGTCAAGCATCTCTGTGACGACGATGCGTGCGCCCAAGCGGTAATCTTGGTGAGCGATGCAGTTGTGGATGGATTCCAGCACGATCTTCTGGTCGTATTTGGCGACTTCGACTGCAATCAGCGAGTCCGCCGGCAAAATCCGAATTTGCACATTGCGGATCCGTTCATACAAAGCGGATGTTGCCAACAAATAAGGTGGCGTGAAGATCTCGTTGCCCTGTTCCGGACCGACCAACTTCCAAACCAACTGCGCGAGATACGGACTGAGCAAGTGCGTCGAGGTCGGCTCGCCCACCAATAGCAAAGCGGCTCGTGTGATTTGTCCGTCAATTGTCAGAGACGCACGATCCAGGAACGTTCGGTCATCCCAGCTCGTCACTTCATCCACGTCTACGGATCGAGCGTGCTTAATGGCGAAGTTCTCTCGCGCCTTTTCGATCGCATCATCCGACAAATGACGTCGCTCGGCATCGGCGACGATTCCTGCGGTCCAATCGCTTTCCAATGTTTGTCCACGAATTTCATCTTGTTTGGCAATGGAAAGCGGGCCGAGGCTTTCTCCGCTGCGGGCGTAGTAGTGCCCGTTCCAACTGATGGCGATACCACGGGGAGCTGCTGGGATCTCGAACATCAGCACCCGATCTCCTCCCACGTCGATCTCGTGAATTTCGCGGAAGCAGATGGACGGGGAACTGTCCTCAGTCATCTGTTGCTTGAGCCCATCCAGCCGCGCCCGATCGCGGCGGTAATCCGAATCGACGATTTCCCGCGTCTTATTATCAACACCAAACACCAACCACGCCGTATCAACATCACGCAGGTTGGCTTCATTGGCCAGCGCCGTTAAGTATTTTCCGATATCGGAGGTGGAGTACGAATCGCCGACATTTTTGAACTCCACGACTTCGCTTTCCCAAGCTGCAATCAGCCTGGTCAGCGTTCGTTTCAGTTCAGCGTCGGTATGTTTCGTCATGATAGTTGGATCCCAGATTTGAAACGCGGAGGGGCGGAGGGGCGGAGAAGCGGAGGTTCGCGGAGTCAAAAATTCAACACTCTCTTTCTCCGCGATCCTCCGCTCCGCTGCGTTCGACGCGTTTCAAACTCACTACAAGCTCCTCAGTTGAGTTTGTGGTGACATCTGCTTGAAGATTTGTTCGACGTTGATTTTGTCGGCGTCGGTGGCAAAGCATCCGTCGCGGAAGACGGCTCGCAGGGGTGATTTGGCCGCGATGGTTTTGACCAGCAATTCAGGCACTTCGGCGTCGAAGCAGGCGACCAGATCGGGAGCGGCGTACTCGGAGTCGTTGACGAAGAATACTTCGCAGCCTTCAATGGTCTCGGCCTTGATCGGTAATCCCAGATCCACGCCGCAGTCCAACAAGACTTGGAACAGCAGGTCTTCGCCGGACCGATCCGACTTGATGTTATCGACTAGCCCACCCAGCATCGCTTGCGAAGTGTCGGCCGGCGAGTAGTAAACGTCCTTCATGTTGGACGAGTCGATTTTCAGGACGCGGAAGCCGTGGTCCAACGATGACGACACAAGCGTGCTTTCTTCAGACGCAAGCTGTCCGACAGAACGAATGCGTTGCTTTCCAATATCTGCAATCGTTTCAAGTCCTTCGGAAGCAGTGTCTCCTTCACGACAGGGATCAGGAAGTTGAACCATAATAAAGCGACGATTCCCACCATCCTCACGATTGAGTGAAATAACTGCGTGAGCACTAGCCGCGCTGCCAGCAAAGAAATCTACAATCACATCATCGTCGTCGGGATTTGAAACAATCCGGAGCGCGTACGCAATTAGCTTGGATGGCTTTGGTGTATTGAATCCGCTATTCGGGACAAGGCGATTGAGTTCCTGCTTTGCTTGCTGATTGTGGCCGACCTCTTCATAGCTCCAGATTGTCGTTGGAACTCGACCTGATTTAACCTCGCTCAAAAAAGTCTTGTAAGATGGGACTGCATTTGTCTGCCGGAGGCCCCACCAGACTCGGTCTTGTTGCTCACGCTCTTGGTGAAGCTCTTCTGAAACGGCCCACACCCTAGTTTCTTTCGGAAGAACAGAATCACCCGCCGGATTGCGAATTGGGTAATACAGGTTCGGTCTTTCCGCGCGCGTCTTGTTGCACGTTGCATCTGTTGCCTTCCAAGGCCCGCGAGGGTCGTTGTCGGGATTCGTGTAGGCAGAGTCCTGGTCAGCTGTGCGGGGTAAAGGAATTGGTTTCCAGTCATCCTTGCTCTTGCAATACACCAGGATATGGTCATGCATGTCACTGAAATACCTCGCGTCATTTTGCGGCGAGTACTTTTTCTCCCAGATTATGTTCGCAACAAAATTGGATTCGCCAAACACTTCGTCGCAGAGCTTCCGGAGATTGCCAACTTCGTCGTCGTCAATTGAAATAAACACGACACCATCATCCTTCAATAGATTGCGTGCGATCCGCAATCGAGCGAACATCATAGTAAGCCAATCGGAATGGAAACGTCCATTTGCGATCGTGTTCGCAACCAGCCGCTTTCGCTCAAAGTCTTCTTGGCTAGAGGATGCGAGATATTCAACTTTGGACGATGAAAAGTCGTCGTCGTAAATAAAGTCATGTCCCGTGTTATACGGCGGGTCGATGTAGATCATCTTGACTTTGCCGAGGTACGTTTCCTGTAGCAACTTCAGCGCTTCGAGGTTGTCGCCTTCGATGAACAGGTTTTGGGTGGTGTCGAAGTCGACGCTTTCTTCGCGGCACGGGCGCAGCGTCTTGGAGATTGGCGCGTTGGCGGCCAGCATCGCTTCTCGCTTGCCGGGCCAGTTGAGGTGGTATCGCTCGAGCGGCCCTTCGACAATCTCGTCGGACAATTCTTGACGCAGCAAATCGAAGTCGATCTTGCGCGTGACCTGGCCATTTTCACCGGCGGCTTCGGTCACACAGTTTGGGAACAGCTCGGCAATGCAGTCGATGTTGGAGCCGACTAAATCGGGTGAGTGCATCTTGAGTTTTTCAGGCATCGGCTTCCTGCGACGTTGGTTGAATGAGTTCTTGGATTTTCTGTTGAATGCCGCGCAGTTGAGCGTTCCATTCGACTTTGCGATTGAGTTGTTTCTCGGCGTTCATCTTTTTGGTGATCTGCTCTACTTCACGGCGAAGAGCAAGGATCTGGCCGTGTCGCTCGAAGTGGGCTCGCAGGGTTTCACCTTTGTCAGCGGGAATGTCTATCATCGACCGAAGCAGGCTGGCGTAAAGGTTGGCTAGATTGAGAGATTGGGGAAGCGGCGAGCGCGACGCGTCTGCGGCCCGCCATGAGCTGGCGACGTAGTGGCTGATGACCCACGCTTTCGCGTCGGCTTCGCTGGATCGTTTGAACGCCGCTGTCTGCTGGACTCGACCGCCTGCGTGGACTTCGTGGATGGTGGGGTTGGGGATCGCCTTGTCGATGGCCATCAGCACGGCGGGATCAAGCTCGCTGCCGCTGCACTGGATCTGGATGACTTCGATTTCGGGCACGTCTGGGGTTGCAGGAATGTTAAGCGTCGCAGGGGAGAGTTTGTGGGACCAGCGAATACGGGCGACTTGGTCCGTGAATAGAGATTTGAGTTTGCGATTGTTTCGCGCACCGGCGTAGAAGCGTTCTTTATTAAGAACGCGATCGAATTTCGCGGCGGTGGGAAATCGGTACAGCACGGATTTTTGAAACGCGGAGTCGCGGAGGCGCGGAGAAAAAGAGATTGGGAGAGTGAGAGGTAGAGGGATAAGTTACTATGTTGGTTTGGGGCCTTGGTAGTTGTTGACGATGCGGTGCAGGCCGTCGATCAGTTTTGATTCGTGGAAGTTGATGAGCAATCCGACATTCAAGTTCATGAGTCTTAGGTGGGACAGAGTCTGGGTTTTATCGATTGCGTGGATTGCCTGCTTGGCCTTGAGTTCGACAACGATCAATCCGTTGACAACGATGTCCGCCCGGAACGCACATGGGTCGTGGAGGTCGTCATAGTCAATCGGGACAGGCAACTCCTCGACAACTTCAAATCCGCGTTTCTTTAGTTCGCAAGCAAGGCAACGCCGATAGACGGTTTCAAGCAACCCGGGACCAATTCGCCGATGCACCTCGATCGCCGCCCCGATGATCGCTTCGGTTAAGTCATTTCACAGTCTCCTTGGTTTTCTCAACGTTCCTCCATTTCTCCGCGAACCTCCGCTTCTCCGCCCCTCCGCGTTTCAATTCTTCTCCGCGAGATCAAAGATGACCAAGAAGGTGATGAGTTCAAAATCGTCCAGTCCCTTTATGTCACCTTCGAGCGCCGTGGTGGGGCCACCGGAGAAGAGGCTGTCGACGTCCGTTTCGGCCTTGCGGTCGATGATGCTGCTGATTGCGGTATCGAGCAGGTCGCTGTAGACCTTCATGTCGCGGCCATCGTCGGTCGCTTCGTTGAACGGTTTGCAGACTTCTTCGACGTGCTTATTGCGGCCCTTGCAGGCGGACCGGGCCAAGTCGAGCAGTCGTTTGACTTCGGTGTGGTCAATCACAACGCTGCCGTCGCTGGCGACATAGACGAGGTAATAGGGATGCAGTCGATTGTGTCCACCGACATTCACACTGGAATCGCGGTTGCGTAGCGTGAAGATGACACCGGGATGCAGACCACGATCCGGGTCGGCCGGCACGACGCTGTGCATTCCGTTGGGAACGTTGGCAAGGTCGCCGGTTTCCTTGACGTATGCCAGCAGGTCCATTCGGAAGTCATTAAGGCCCAGGTCGGTGATGGAGACGCCTGTTTTGACGTCTTCCATCTCGATGACTTCGTCTTGGAGTCGCCGGAGTTGTTCTTTTCGGTAGGCGACTTCGCTGTTTTCGGCGTTGCCATCCAACAGCACGTTGTCGTCACCGGTGGCGGTCATGTCGGCGATGACCATTCGGTTCTCGACACGTTCTTTCAGGTTGATGTAGTCATCGAGGGTGATGTCGGGCCAGTAGTTGACCAATTGGATGCACGAGTTGGGCGATCCGATGCGGTCGACTCGTCCGAAGCGTTGAATGATTCGGACGGGGTTCCAGTGGATGTCGTAGTTGATGACGCAGTCGCAATCCTGCAGGTTCTGGCCTTCGGAGATGCAGTCGGTGCCAATCAGCACGTCGATCTCGGCCGGCTCGTCGGGCATGATCAACGCCTTTTCTTTCGACCGAGGCGAGAAAAGGGTGAGGATGGACTGGAAGTCGTACCGACGTGGCCGACCGTTGGCATCCTCGATTGTGCTGCGTGGCGGGAAAGTGCCTGAGACGGTTGCGGTGTGACCGCCGCTGTGGTTGATCGTTCCAGCGGCAGCGTCCGCGTAGGCAGCGACGGCGGGTGCCAGATGCTCGTAGAGGTATTCGGAGGTGTCGGCGAACGCGGTGAAAATAAGCACCTTGCGATTGCCGGCGTTGATCGGCGAAGCGAACTTCTCTTTCACGTATCCAAGCAGGTGCTGCAGTTTGGCGTCGTCCTTGGGCGTGACCTTCTGCATCTCGCCAAGAAGCTCGTCGATGATTTCAAGATCGCGTCCGAGGTCGGCTTGCCACGAGGGCAGGTCCATGTCTTCGAGACGAATTTGCACCTTGCCGGTCGTGACGGCGTCCGGATCGAGCACTTCGTCTTCGTCGTATTCGCCTCCGCCGTAACGCGCGCCCGCATCGGCGACCTGCATCGACTTTCCAGTTCGTTGGAACTCGTCAATTTTGGCCAGCAAACCACGATGGTTTCGCTGCAGTTTTGACAGAGTGATCCGGAACGCTTCAATGCTGCTCTCCAGTCGTTTCAGCAGGTTGACGGTCATCAAGTTCTGCAAACTGCGTTCGCGGTCGATCTGCTTGAACTTGTTCCCCGTTGGCGTGTCGACATCGTACTGTTCGGCGTAGTGTGCCAGCCGGCTGGGATGGATGTACGCAACAGGTGCGTACACGGCCAACTTAAGCGACGCGAGGCTGTTGTAGATCTCGTTAAGATTAGGGACGTCGCCGCGATGCGTAAGCGGGCAGCGGTACGATTGCGGTGGCAAGCGTGTGGGGAATGTTCCAACCTCGGCGGTGTCGTAGAACGTTTGGATGTGGCGCCGTGACCGGGCAATGGTGACGCTATCGAGAAGTTTGAAGAAGTCGAAGTCAAGACTTTTCAGGATGGCATCGCCGGTTCGCTGGTCCGCTGGTAGTTTGGTCCACGAGTTGAACGCTTGCTGAGCCCGACGGAAGATTTCGCTAATATCACGTGACGTGTCCAGCTTGCGATTGATCGCTTCTGAGTCGCCCTCATAGGCTAACGCGAGTTGGTTCTTCAAGTCGTTGAAACGATTGTTGACAGGCGTGGCGGAAAGCATCAACACTTTGGTTTGAACGCCAGCACGAATGACGGCGTTCATCAATTTTTCGTAGCGTGTTTCTTTCTCGGAAAATGAATCTGCGTTGCGAAAGTTGTGGGATTCGTCGATGACGACGAGGTCGTAGTTGCCCCAGTTAACCTGGTCGAGCCGAGTGCCAAACGACTCACCACGGGTTCGGCCAAGGTCGGTGTGGCACAGGACGTCGTAATTGAAGCGATCTTTCGCGAACAGATTGGTCTTCACGTTGCGGTTGAACGTCAGCCAGTTGTCCGAAAGCTTTTTGGGGCACAGCACCAAGACGCTTCGATTGCGAAGTTCGTAGTACTTGATGACGGCAAGGGCGGTGAAGGTTTTACCGAGCCCGACACTGTCAGCAAGGATGCAACCGTTGAAGGTTTCAAGCTTGTTGATGATTCCCGTTGCAGCATCGTGCTGGAAGTTGAAGAGTTTGTTCCAGACGAGTGTGTCTTGGTATCCCGTCATTTCGTTAGGTAGCGTGTCGCCCGAAACGTCTTCGAGGAATTCCGCGAAGATGTTGTAAAGCATCTGGAAATAGATGCGTTCGGGCGAGTTTTCCTGATAGATCGACGCGATGTGGTCGCAAAGCCGATCGGTCACTTCGTCGATACGTTCGGAGTCGTTCCAGATTTGATCGAATAGTCCGATGAAAGTCTGGGTGAACGAGTCTTCTTCGCCCTTGTTGATGAAGTTCGAGACGGCATCGCCTTTTTGATAACCCAGGTCGACTGCCGTGAATCCATGCAGCGGCATGTAGACGGCATCACTGGCTACGTCCTTTGACGTGCCCGAGACGCAAGCGAATTGCTGCATCGGGGCTTTGGTCCGGTTGGATCGGAACTGTGCCTTTCGACGCATCCACTCCGCACACTCTTTTGCGATTGCACGTTGGGTAAGCTTGTTCTTGAGCTGGATTTCAAACTCGGTGCCGTAGACATTGCGTTCACGCTCGGCCTTGGGGATGAAATACTCCCTGGCAACCTTTTTACCGCTATCGGTGACATCATTCGGGATGAAGGTAGGCGACGTGAAGATGAACTGCAGAGAGTCGATCTTTTCGAGTTCTGCCCGAAGTGCCTCGAACGCGTAAATCGAAAAGCACGACGCAGCAATGCGCAGCTTTGCACCGGGACGAATCGTTCGCCGAAGATCGTCGCCAAGCAGCGAATTAATGTTGTCGATCAGCTCCATCGCTGAAATTCCCCTCACTGCCATGATTCAGTGGAACCGAGCACGCTCGATCCCTAGGTTTGACCTGAAAGTGACAGTAGCATAAGCTCATTAGAGGGGCGTCACAACTAGCCGAAGATTCGGCGGTGCTTTACGGACAGCTTTTCTATGTCAGCCAGGAAAACAAACGTCGTTCGTCCGCTTGCATTAGACAGCGAGGCTTTTGGCGAACGCGTCCGGCAGTTGCGAGGTCTTCGGTCGCTAACACAGACGGAGCTAGCTGCGCGAATGAGCGTAAGCGTTTCCTACATCAGCAAAGTCGAGAACGGGAAGCTCCATTTTGGCGACTACCCGTCGGAGAAGTTCATCCACACATTGGCCGTTGAACTAAAAGCTGACGAGGATGAGCTGCTGCTACTCGCGGACAAGGTGCCGGCTGCGATCCGCACACGGATTCGGCAACGTCCGGAACTTTTTAGGAAACTTGCCAAATTGGACAGGCAGTCGCTGGATGCAATAGAGGCGTCACTGGATGCAGCTAATTAGCGATCACGGAATCAAAGGCGCAGCGTGGAACGAAAGTTTGACTGGCTAGTGATTGGGCTCTTTCCCGCCGTCGTTGCGATAGCAGGGGTTACGCCAATTGTTCTATTCGTTACCTATTGGCGTCGCCAGCAATCGAAGAAAACAAGACAAAAGCCGCTGACTCTACCAAAGCTCCGATACGCTCGTCTCTCGTTGCACACGCGAACTGACGATCTAGATATTGGCGTCGATTCTCTGATGATTGCCTCAATGCTCGTATTGCCGTTGCCCCCGTTCACCAAACCTAGACACGGCTTGTCACGGCGATGAATGCCCACTTGGAAACACGATGCTAAAAGTCCCCTACCTTACCGATCTCGACTCGCGGGCTGCCGTCAAGGGTTCTCGTGACCCGCTCGGGATTCAGCAGGTTTGGACGCGGATGGGGCGTCATGTGGTCGGCAACCTGACAACGGTTAGCAACTCGGTTCGTGATTTTTCGACGTTACTGTTGGGCTATTACTTTGCCGAACAGCTTGCCGACGAGCTGGGGCCGGGTTCGAAATTGGCGACGTTTTTGAAATGGGAGCAGTTAGCGGCGTACTCGCGAGCCAGCGTCAATGGCGATTTCAGCTTTCGTGG
Protein-coding regions in this window:
- a CDS encoding RNA-binding domain-containing protein codes for the protein MTKHTDAELKRTLTRLIAAWESEVVEFKNVGDSYSTSDIGKYLTALANEANLRDVDTAWLVFGVDNKTREIVDSDYRRDRARLDGLKQQMTEDSSPSICFREIHEIDVGGDRVLMFEIPAAPRGIAISWNGHYYARSGESLGPLSIAKQDEIRGQTLESDWTAGIVADAERRHLSDDAIEKARENFAIKHARSVDVDEVTSWDDRTFLDRASLTIDGQITRAALLLVGEPTSTHLLSPYLAQLVWKLVGPEQGNEIFTPPYLLATSALYERIRNVQIRILPADSLIAVEVAKYDQKIVLESIHNCIAHQDYRLGARIVVTEMLDRIVLENSGDFFEGHPDDYVFGTKTPRSYRNPFLMQAMTRLNMIDTLGYGIHRMYVGQARRYFPLPDYDVSEHGTVRLTIPGALVDEAYSRILIQKTDLPLEDVFALDRVQKGLPIESQALKRLRRAKLVEGRKNQLHVSEQVASITGDKARYIRTRAQDDAHYKQLILDFIGRFGSASREDVDELLLKNLSEALGEEQKRTKVSNLLTAMRRAGTIHNAGSRTQPRWKLGEEQS
- a CDS encoding site-specific DNA-methyltransferase, with the translated sequence MPEKLKMHSPDLVGSNIDCIAELFPNCVTEAAGENGQVTRKIDFDLLRQELSDEIVEGPLERYHLNWPGKREAMLAANAPISKTLRPCREESVDFDTTQNLFIEGDNLEALKLLQETYLGKVKMIYIDPPYNTGHDFIYDDDFSSSKVEYLASSSQEDFERKRLVANTIANGRFHSDWLTMMFARLRIARNLLKDDGVVFISIDDDEVGNLRKLCDEVFGESNFVANIIWEKKYSPQNDARYFSDMHDHILVYCKSKDDWKPIPLPRTADQDSAYTNPDNDPRGPWKATDATCNKTRAERPNLYYPIRNPAGDSVLPKETRVWAVSEELHQEREQQDRVWWGLRQTNAVPSYKTFLSEVKSGRVPTTIWSYEEVGHNQQAKQELNRLVPNSGFNTPKPSKLIAYALRIVSNPDDDDVIVDFFAGSAASAHAVISLNREDGGNRRFIMVQLPDPCREGDTASEGLETIADIGKQRIRSVGQLASEESTLVSSSLDHGFRVLKIDSSNMKDVYYSPADTSQAMLGGLVDNIKSDRSGEDLLFQVLLDCGVDLGLPIKAETIEGCEVFFVNDSEYAAPDLVACFDAEVPELLVKTIAAKSPLRAVFRDGCFATDADKINVEQIFKQMSPQTQLRSL
- a CDS encoding DUF4391 domain-containing protein, whose translation is MLYRFPTAAKFDRVLNKERFYAGARNNRKLKSLFTDQVARIRWSHKLSPATLNIPATPDVPEIEVIQIQCSGSELDPAVLMAIDKAIPNPTIHEVHAGGRVQQTAAFKRSSEADAKAWVISHYVASSWRAADASRSPLPQSLNLANLYASLLRSMIDIPADKGETLRAHFERHGQILALRREVEQITKKMNAEKQLNRKVEWNAQLRGIQQKIQELIQPTSQEADA
- a CDS encoding helicase-related protein, with translation MELIDNINSLLGDDLRRTIRPGAKLRIAASCFSIYAFEALRAELEKIDSLQFIFTSPTFIPNDVTDSGKKVAREYFIPKAERERNVYGTEFEIQLKNKLTQRAIAKECAEWMRRKAQFRSNRTKAPMQQFACVSGTSKDVASDAVYMPLHGFTAVDLGYQKGDAVSNFINKGEEDSFTQTFIGLFDQIWNDSERIDEVTDRLCDHIASIYQENSPERIYFQMLYNIFAEFLEDVSGDTLPNEMTGYQDTLVWNKLFNFQHDAATGIINKLETFNGCILADSVGLGKTFTALAVIKYYELRNRSVLVLCPKKLSDNWLTFNRNVKTNLFAKDRFNYDVLCHTDLGRTRGESFGTRLDQVNWGNYDLVVIDESHNFRNADSFSEKETRYEKLMNAVIRAGVQTKVLMLSATPVNNRFNDLKNQLALAYEGDSEAINRKLDTSRDISEIFRRAQQAFNSWTKLPADQRTGDAILKSLDFDFFKLLDSVTIARSRRHIQTFYDTAEVGTFPTRLPPQSYRCPLTHRGDVPNLNEIYNSLASLKLAVYAPVAYIHPSRLAHYAEQYDVDTPTGNKFKQIDRERSLQNLMTVNLLKRLESSIEAFRITLSKLQRNHRGLLAKIDEFQRTGKSMQVADAGARYGGGEYDEDEVLDPDAVTTGKVQIRLEDMDLPSWQADLGRDLEIIDELLGEMQKVTPKDDAKLQHLLGYVKEKFASPINAGNRKVLIFTAFADTSEYLYEHLAPAVAAYADAAAGTINHSGGHTATVSGTFPPRSTIEDANGRPRRYDFQSILTLFSPRSKEKALIMPDEPAEIDVLIGTDCISEGQNLQDCDCVINYDIHWNPVRIIQRFGRVDRIGSPNSCIQLVNYWPDITLDDYINLKERVENRMVIADMTATGDDNVLLDGNAENSEVAYRKEQLRRLQDEVIEMEDVKTGVSITDLGLNDFRMDLLAYVKETGDLANVPNGMHSVVPADPDRGLHPGVIFTLRNRDSSVNVGGHNRLHPYYLVYVASDGSVVIDHTEVKRLLDLARSACKGRNKHVEEVCKPFNEATDDGRDMKVYSDLLDTAISSIIDRKAETDVDSLFSGGPTTALEGDIKGLDDFELITFLVIFDLAEKN
- a CDS encoding helix-turn-helix domain-containing protein gives rise to the protein MSARKTNVVRPLALDSEAFGERVRQLRGLRSLTQTELAARMSVSVSYISKVENGKLHFGDYPSEKFIHTLAVELKADEDELLLLADKVPAAIRTRIRQRPELFRKLAKLDRQSLDAIEASLDAAN